From Actinomycetota bacterium, the proteins below share one genomic window:
- the pdxT gene encoding pyridoxal 5'-phosphate synthase glutaminase subunit PdxT has product MKAGVLALQGDFREHARVFAELGASPVEVRTPEDLSRVDALAIPGGESTTISKLARSAELVGPIVERASEGMPILGTCAGMIVMAKRVIGLEPLLGLVDVTVRRNAYGRQVDSFEADVDVEGVDHQVRGVFIRAPVVEDVGADVRTIASLDGRPVVLEQGSLIVASFHPELVGETRLHEYLLGKV; this is encoded by the coding sequence ATGAAGGCCGGAGTGCTCGCTTTGCAGGGAGACTTCAGGGAGCACGCGCGCGTGTTCGCCGAGCTCGGCGCGTCGCCCGTCGAGGTTCGAACCCCCGAAGACCTGTCGCGTGTCGACGCGTTGGCGATCCCCGGCGGTGAGTCCACGACGATCTCGAAGCTCGCGCGCAGCGCGGAACTGGTGGGACCCATCGTCGAACGGGCCTCCGAGGGCATGCCGATCCTGGGAACGTGCGCGGGGATGATCGTCATGGCCAAGCGTGTGATCGGACTCGAGCCGCTGCTGGGCTTGGTGGACGTAACCGTTCGCCGGAACGCGTACGGGCGTCAGGTCGATTCGTTCGAGGCCGACGTCGACGTCGAGGGCGTCGATCACCAGGTTCGTGGGGTCTTCATCCGCGCGCCGGTGGTCGAGGACGTCGGAGCCGACGTCCGCACCATCGCGTCGTTGGACGGGCGGCCTGTCGTGTTGGAGCAGGGTTCGTTGATCGTCGCCTCGTTCCATCCCGAGCTCGTCGGCGAGACGCGACTGCACGAGTACCTGTTGGGGAAGGTGTAG
- a CDS encoding pyridoxamine 5'-phosphate oxidase family protein, with translation MRWGAFAEVRPDLARAGRELLYQYGVGLAFLATVRSDGGPRLHPMCPLITDDDLLAFIVPSPKRDDLHRDPRFAMHSFPADENEDAFLVRGVAEPVNDAPRFDALTRQFAAERRLEATPAEVATWELFSFDISWVLLTRTTRHGDPAPRHQIWRET, from the coding sequence TTGAGGTGGGGTGCGTTCGCCGAGGTTCGCCCAGATCTGGCGCGCGCGGGACGGGAGCTGCTCTATCAATACGGGGTTGGCCTGGCGTTCCTCGCCACCGTCCGCTCCGACGGCGGCCCCAGACTCCATCCGATGTGTCCGCTCATCACCGATGACGACCTGCTCGCGTTCATCGTGCCGTCGCCGAAGCGAGACGATCTGCATCGAGATCCGCGATTCGCGATGCACTCGTTCCCGGCCGATGAGAACGAGGACGCGTTTCTCGTCCGAGGAGTGGCGGAGCCGGTCAACGACGCCCCCAGGTTTGATGCGCTGACTCGTCAGTTCGCGGCGGAGCGTCGACTCGAGGCGACACCGGCCGAGGTGGCAACGTGGGAGCTCTTCTCCTTCGATATCTCGTGGGTCCTGTTGACACGGACCACGAGGCACGGCGACCCGGCGCCGCGCCACCAGATCTGGCGGGAAACCTAG
- a CDS encoding YebC/PmpR family DNA-binding transcriptional regulator has translation MSGHSKWSTIKRRKGAQDAKRSNEFAKLLRAVEVAAREGGSGDPKANMTLASAIEKARDGSVPVDNIERAIKRGTGELAGGARYEEVTYEGYGPGGVALFVETLTDNRNRTAQDVRHAFTRNNGNLGETGSTAWMFQRRGVIQIEKESAPDEEKLLEIALDAGAEDMRDEESTWEITTEPAAFAAVRDAISAAGIGMLSAELTMVPQNTVPVEGGHARQVLALLEGLEELDDVQNVYANFDIPESVMAELSG, from the coding sequence GTGTCCGGTCATTCCAAGTGGAGCACGATCAAGCGGCGCAAGGGCGCACAGGACGCCAAACGGAGCAACGAGTTCGCCAAGCTGCTGCGGGCGGTCGAGGTCGCGGCGCGCGAGGGCGGGAGCGGTGACCCGAAGGCGAACATGACGCTCGCGTCGGCGATCGAAAAGGCCCGGGACGGTTCAGTGCCGGTCGACAACATCGAGCGGGCGATCAAGCGGGGAACCGGCGAGCTCGCGGGCGGGGCCAGGTACGAGGAGGTCACGTACGAGGGGTACGGTCCGGGCGGCGTAGCGCTGTTCGTGGAAACGCTGACCGACAACCGGAACAGGACCGCGCAGGACGTTCGGCACGCCTTCACGCGGAACAACGGGAACCTCGGCGAGACGGGGAGCACGGCGTGGATGTTCCAGCGCCGCGGCGTGATCCAGATCGAGAAGGAGTCGGCGCCGGACGAGGAGAAGCTGCTCGAGATCGCGCTCGATGCCGGGGCGGAAGACATGCGCGACGAGGAGAGCACGTGGGAGATCACGACGGAGCCGGCAGCGTTCGCCGCGGTTCGTGACGCGATCTCGGCCGCGGGGATCGGGATGCTCTCCGCCGAGCTGACGATGGTTCCGCAGAACACCGTGCCGGTCGAAGGCGGCCACGCTCGCCAGGTGCTCGCGCTCCTCGAGGGGCTCGAGGAGCTGGACGACGTCCAGAACGTGTACGCGAACTTCGACATCCCCGAGTCGGTCATGGCGGAGCTCTCCGGCTAA
- a CDS encoding DUF5671 domain-containing protein, with protein sequence MTPTGTQLLPPSPDAAPRFTGRAAYVISQLYYYLVAIVAFGFVIGGTIVSMIALRGLVLPDPGTETSDSVRGFLQGLAFAVPAFVAAWWHLVQARRRQGLGVHGEFWGRSLYFHGVAFMAYGVTLGGVIATLFSLVEAAFAPDCPAQPSDVLFDSCTSASDALRAALNAGIVVVVAGAVWWWHLRQGRRPVSA encoded by the coding sequence GTGACGCCGACGGGCACACAACTACTCCCGCCGAGTCCCGACGCCGCTCCTCGGTTCACCGGTCGGGCTGCCTACGTCATCTCGCAGCTCTACTACTACCTCGTGGCGATCGTCGCGTTCGGCTTCGTGATCGGCGGAACGATCGTGTCGATGATCGCCCTTCGAGGTCTCGTTCTCCCGGATCCGGGAACCGAGACCAGCGACTCCGTGCGAGGGTTTCTCCAGGGTCTGGCGTTCGCGGTTCCCGCGTTCGTTGCCGCGTGGTGGCATCTCGTCCAGGCGAGGCGGCGGCAAGGCCTCGGCGTTCATGGCGAATTCTGGGGGCGATCGCTCTACTTCCACGGCGTGGCGTTCATGGCGTACGGCGTCACGCTCGGCGGCGTGATCGCCACGCTGTTCTCGCTCGTCGAAGCGGCGTTCGCGCCCGACTGTCCGGCCCAGCCGTCCGACGTTCTCTTTGACTCTTGCACCAGCGCCAGCGATGCGCTCCGCGCGGCTCTCAACGCGGGCATCGTGGTCGTTGTGGCCGGCGCCGTCTGGTGGTGGCACCTCCGCCAGGGCCGCCGCCCGGTGTCCGCCTAG